A single region of the Dioscorea cayenensis subsp. rotundata cultivar TDr96_F1 unplaced genomic scaffold, TDr96_F1_v2_PseudoChromosome.rev07_lg8_w22 25.fasta BLBR01000118.1, whole genome shotgun sequence genome encodes:
- the LOC120253580 gene encoding cysteine-rich and transmembrane domain-containing protein WIH1-like isoform X1: protein MSYYNQQQAPPPSYPPPGQAYPAPTEGYPTYVAPPPAGYPTKDEATYSQNAPAQTQSRGDGGFWEGCCAALCCCCLLDMCT from the exons ATGAGTTACTACAATCAACAACAAGCACCTCCTCCTT CATATCCTCCTCCTGGACAGGCTTATCCAGCACCAACGGAGGGGTACCCTACATACGTTGCACCTCCTCCAGCAGGCTATCCGACCAAAGACGAGGCCACTTACTCTCAAAACGCTCCCGCACAGACTCAGAGCCGTGGCGATGGTGGTTTTTGGGAAGGATG TTGTGCAGCCCTATGTTGCTGCTGTCTCCTTGATATGTGCACCTGA
- the LOC120253580 gene encoding uncharacterized protein LOC120253580 isoform X2: protein MINQEKLVSRSSGSISSSWTGLSSTNGGVPYIRCTSSSRLSDQRRGHLLSKRSRTDSEPWRWWFLGRMLCSPMLLLSP from the exons ATGATCAACCAAGAAAAATTGGTCTCCAGATCCTCCGGAAG CATATCCTCCTCCTGGACAGGCTTATCCAGCACCAACGGAGGGGTACCCTACATACGTTGCACCTCCTCCAGCAGGCTATCCGACCAAAGACGAGGCCACTTACTCTCAAAACGCTCCCGCACAGACTCAGAGCCGTGGCGATGGTGGTTTTTGGGAAGGATG TTGTGCAGCCCTATGTTGCTGCTGTCTCCTTGA